Proteins from one Brevibacillus humidisoli genomic window:
- the fabZ gene encoding 3-hydroxyacyl-ACP dehydratase FabZ produces MEISAVLDSTQIQAIIPHRYPFLLVDRITELEVGKRAVGLKNVTVNEPFFEGHFPQYPVMPGVLIVEALAQVGAVAVLSMEEHKGKLAFFAGIDQFRFKEQVTPGDTLQLEVEMTRLRGTLGKGHAVARVGEKVVAEGDLLFALSKA; encoded by the coding sequence ATGGAAATTTCGGCAGTTCTTGATAGCACACAGATTCAGGCGATTATTCCGCATCGATACCCGTTTTTACTGGTCGATCGGATCACGGAATTAGAAGTTGGGAAACGGGCAGTCGGTCTGAAAAACGTCACGGTGAACGAGCCGTTCTTCGAGGGACATTTTCCCCAATACCCGGTGATGCCGGGGGTCCTGATCGTAGAAGCGTTGGCCCAGGTTGGCGCGGTTGCGGTGCTCAGTATGGAAGAGCATAAGGGCAAGCTTGCTTTTTTCGCCGGCATTGACCAGTTTCGTTTTAAGGAACAGGTGACGCCAGGGGATACACTGCAATTGGAAGTGGAAATGACCCGGCTGCGGGGTACACTAGGAAAAGGGCATGCTGTGGCGCGAGTCGGCGAGAAGGTCGTGGCTGAAGGAGATCTCCTGTTTGCCCTGTCCAAGGCATAA
- a CDS encoding S-layer homology domain-containing protein: MFRKPLLVLLVFVMMIGTMFTTIPPAPAYGAVNFIDFTNRQLNSTDVNNPYEHNSSRIDMEGTLNTVDGRTLSYTVEQIVNKDTMEVGLSASPNSGIITQGSKITVSGVQLFPGLNRITFNGTSGGAAYTQHVFVRYIDAPSLYNLQITGGSQEVIIKDTGTTVITPNNVSDPRRGTVFIKGNAPNVKQVTVNVIDVSTGEAEGTTASVMSNSSFSTQGIELQPGKNLLQFILRTEDQYTETYRTVVYFDGNVTFYDEKLVNPAAAGAETEERYLRKLEPFYIEDDDSSGDANGEAIELNAKVIVPNGYTVEEEGLRVTAVYMEADATGTSGVDADERIVIEFNQDVDGGTGTDDAADINDMLGFYYVAGGTSGNVVEIPALDERNPDNSVQTTGEWVDPSTYVITLGEADVEKFVPWASTDSTTANMPFIVFKEELVAEDDPTLPGINPAIRIDNDDADNGVLQLTEDLEIGDVLLIGDGADSAAAVNDANANQRWVLVGDGLNSGDRVEQIFVVGNPDPAQLIPENTRIVKAVDENNPAVDTVDETATTVTDTAANLQVRVDSTTSNSDNSTTVSLKVHDTATGTDTGGIPANAAVAFTEGELVRFVDDPAAPADIIYGIVAADAAGPASQVKVYATETIQADYVLQKINYAGVAPGPGVQGSVALGGDKGRVYGKQAFSTIGDVNAQLSLNVGSDQKAALLGSIQSGQLLVADGKPVIVAVPKNPAGTALTIGDTAAGSETISTLPIVGLNGDALSDGSTVTTATTSAGTSLGSVSGSQRVGLDGKLSLAIGGAGISTAVTGGTVLQVGTQYAIATDDAPAGATAIPVVAAPGVVLSGAISTVTASAGTTIAYVADGVTLNGTGNLPFFAAGSFDSTKPSIIRAEVNADGDSGNVDEGESINVIFQDPQNQLRKQSTSTLSGIDTSKVLVEGVYGSGTDNRGIFRNSDPLGIQGRLRWLGETSGHKTLQIIMDSSGKSFFNDYGYISLQGSYPREGGGANVSVGNVPLTSINEAMVLLNGNFDGDDRSAQPDVTKIVGGYIPDYTATVVYKDENGDVLDSIPGVKLRTIAGESYEESDPYFIFEINETLSTSTRGYQTEYWVNLLADNLTLNPVAEQGTADGELRFLLDLPNQPFFHEVNFKASPGNVSSIGQSWLLNLDNLARLTDGTTLYNTPFAVQYVVIDDDSADMNGTGTTGSLPDASANFDMEVIATSLAGDTVKLHENPDKYFVTYNTNKMAAYSIQDEVVRIDGVNHDVTYINFLLKELPFEGTQTLTFKLKVDGVEQEIKRTVTYVAGTFVTFDSMYDGQVINIDTTEPKDDLVESVVEKALGALAGEMRNADLSNDAYFVKEGDDQRLFLYVNNFEVSLKRESSSAPNRFNVKTAGTNSTTFEQIYEALLPGENKIIFYYKSDGPTTKQEDIYKRELVIRLSSTNVPVIPVPDTDIYPYPASYEEPEKDSKRFKGSDGAYVTEEKEFNVYGTFDFIDLGTSRQSVQTKLSALGDDAENYILQIERTDTKTTWTWNLTNEFSLVNSSTVFNNNDDIEDLQVMYDTEDETFSFIIEDQDMPKDGNKAIFTFKVYNSGKSGPYASYTLEISPRNLPYTILRPVVQERNGSINRNYVEVIIEAVGAEQVIINDIEAEMIDFDEDNDGDTDYKDVFRAIVMDLKPNKSNTIEFTIINGDDETEGEFEIMFAQDLIPGAQMMEPMDSGHKVFDDALELDFPKDTYVRRMDPKSPNLYKTQVYADHSILFGIANPVDGVVNRYDYEEWPNSFEASIERSEALLQGSFDYNFKPISPLYWIDAGMADDDDTSEYDDVKHGFLPHQMPSSGLPDFDERRADLMVVPTKRGELTLKFDENVVTDASAWVTVFRFDPEDYTWTNVGGVVNSKNAEITVNFDRFGYYVVGKLSHTFNDLVSHPYARNHSEAMYVKGVMKPVEIDEFGPDQNITRGEFAAMVVRALGVPLNFDPEKLNFNDVPLYYDADDLWDYRYIETAANMGILRGTSAQTFEPNAPITREDASVIIARALELKMETNAKKIEKDLQKLFKDYNLISPYSRSAVLAIAKAGYVKGAPVDESDPKQGYVFEPQANLLRGDAAIIMANIMADEKKLPELQAVR, from the coding sequence ATGTTCAGAAAGCCGTTGTTAGTGCTTCTCGTCTTTGTGATGATGATAGGCACGATGTTTACGACCATACCACCGGCACCAGCCTACGGCGCGGTCAATTTTATTGATTTTACCAATCGGCAATTAAACAGCACGGATGTGAACAATCCGTATGAACACAATTCGTCCCGTATAGACATGGAAGGGACGCTCAACACTGTAGATGGACGCACTCTGTCCTATACGGTGGAACAAATCGTGAACAAGGATACGATGGAAGTAGGGCTGAGTGCCAGTCCGAATAGCGGAATCATTACCCAAGGATCCAAAATCACGGTTTCGGGCGTACAGCTTTTCCCCGGGTTGAACCGAATCACATTTAACGGAACCAGCGGAGGAGCTGCCTATACCCAACATGTATTTGTTCGTTATATTGATGCCCCCTCGCTGTATAATTTGCAGATCACAGGTGGTTCTCAGGAAGTAATCATCAAGGATACCGGTACGACGGTGATCACTCCTAACAATGTGAGCGATCCGAGAAGAGGAACGGTATTTATCAAAGGGAACGCCCCAAACGTCAAACAAGTGACGGTAAATGTCATTGATGTTTCGACCGGTGAAGCGGAGGGGACGACGGCTTCGGTCATGTCCAACTCCAGCTTTTCTACCCAAGGTATCGAACTGCAGCCTGGAAAAAACCTGCTTCAGTTTATCTTGCGGACAGAAGACCAATACACGGAAACGTATCGTACCGTTGTCTACTTTGACGGAAATGTTACATTCTACGACGAAAAACTGGTAAACCCGGCAGCTGCAGGAGCGGAAACGGAAGAGCGCTACCTGCGTAAGTTGGAGCCGTTTTATATTGAGGATGATGACAGCAGCGGGGATGCAAATGGCGAAGCGATCGAGCTGAACGCCAAGGTGATTGTCCCCAATGGTTACACAGTGGAAGAAGAAGGCCTACGCGTGACTGCTGTCTATATGGAGGCAGATGCTACCGGTACATCGGGTGTCGATGCCGATGAGCGCATCGTCATCGAGTTCAACCAGGACGTAGACGGTGGAACGGGTACGGATGACGCTGCTGATATCAACGATATGCTCGGATTTTACTACGTGGCTGGTGGAACGAGCGGAAATGTAGTGGAGATACCAGCTCTGGACGAGCGTAATCCCGACAACAGTGTGCAGACGACCGGTGAATGGGTAGATCCCAGCACGTATGTGATAACACTTGGCGAAGCAGACGTTGAGAAATTTGTCCCATGGGCTTCTACCGACAGCACGACGGCAAATATGCCATTCATCGTGTTTAAGGAAGAACTGGTTGCTGAAGACGACCCAACATTACCGGGGATCAATCCGGCGATTCGCATCGACAACGACGACGCTGACAACGGAGTGCTCCAGCTGACGGAGGACCTGGAGATTGGCGACGTGCTGCTGATTGGCGATGGTGCCGATTCAGCCGCTGCCGTCAATGACGCCAATGCGAACCAGCGTTGGGTGCTGGTAGGCGATGGGCTAAACAGCGGTGATCGGGTGGAGCAGATCTTTGTCGTAGGCAACCCTGATCCTGCGCAACTAATCCCGGAAAACACGCGGATTGTTAAAGCTGTCGATGAGAATAACCCTGCTGTTGATACCGTGGATGAGACAGCGACTACGGTTACCGATACGGCAGCAAACCTGCAAGTTCGGGTGGACAGCACAACCAGCAACAGTGACAACAGCACGACAGTCAGTTTAAAAGTACATGATACGGCGACCGGTACAGATACTGGAGGAATCCCGGCAAATGCTGCTGTCGCCTTCACGGAAGGAGAACTGGTGCGCTTTGTTGACGATCCGGCGGCCCCTGCCGACATCATATATGGCATTGTGGCAGCTGACGCAGCAGGTCCAGCCAGTCAGGTAAAGGTATATGCCACCGAGACCATACAGGCTGATTACGTACTGCAAAAGATCAATTACGCAGGTGTTGCCCCCGGTCCGGGTGTACAGGGCAGCGTAGCACTAGGAGGAGACAAAGGACGCGTCTATGGAAAACAGGCGTTCAGCACGATCGGTGACGTGAATGCCCAACTCTCGCTCAACGTCGGCAGTGATCAAAAAGCTGCTTTGCTGGGTAGTATCCAATCAGGACAACTGCTTGTTGCAGACGGAAAACCGGTCATTGTGGCCGTACCGAAAAATCCGGCAGGCACTGCTTTGACGATTGGTGATACGGCGGCAGGCAGTGAAACTATCTCCACCCTGCCGATTGTAGGGCTGAATGGAGACGCCTTGTCTGATGGAAGCACCGTTACCACAGCGACCACTAGTGCCGGAACCTCCCTTGGTTCGGTGAGCGGCAGCCAACGGGTCGGACTGGACGGCAAACTTTCTCTGGCCATTGGTGGTGCAGGGATCTCCACTGCTGTGACCGGAGGAACGGTGCTGCAGGTAGGCACTCAGTACGCGATCGCCACAGATGACGCACCAGCAGGAGCAACAGCCATTCCTGTTGTGGCTGCGCCAGGCGTAGTTTTGTCCGGTGCAATCTCAACGGTTACAGCATCGGCCGGTACGACCATCGCTTATGTAGCCGATGGGGTAACGCTGAATGGAACCGGCAATCTGCCGTTCTTTGCCGCAGGTTCGTTTGACAGTACAAAGCCTTCGATCATCCGTGCAGAAGTGAATGCTGATGGTGACAGCGGCAACGTAGACGAAGGCGAATCGATCAACGTGATTTTCCAAGATCCGCAAAATCAGCTGCGGAAACAGTCCACCAGCACACTGAGTGGCATCGACACCAGCAAAGTGTTGGTCGAAGGGGTATACGGCAGCGGAACGGATAACCGCGGTATCTTTAGAAATTCCGACCCGCTTGGTATTCAGGGAAGATTGCGCTGGCTGGGTGAGACAAGCGGACACAAGACCCTGCAAATCATCATGGATTCGAGCGGTAAGTCGTTCTTCAACGACTACGGTTATATCTCGCTGCAAGGATCGTATCCGAGAGAGGGCGGCGGAGCCAACGTGAGTGTGGGCAATGTGCCGTTAACCTCTATCAATGAAGCAATGGTGCTGTTGAACGGCAATTTTGACGGCGACGATCGTTCTGCCCAGCCTGATGTGACCAAAATCGTCGGCGGCTACATTCCGGATTATACGGCAACTGTCGTATACAAGGATGAAAATGGCGATGTGCTTGATTCTATTCCCGGAGTGAAGCTGCGGACGATCGCCGGCGAAAGTTACGAGGAAAGCGATCCGTATTTCATCTTTGAAATCAACGAAACATTGTCTACCAGTACGCGCGGCTACCAAACGGAATACTGGGTGAACCTTCTTGCAGACAACCTTACCTTGAACCCAGTAGCAGAACAAGGCACGGCAGACGGTGAACTGCGCTTCTTGTTGGATTTGCCCAACCAACCGTTCTTCCACGAGGTCAACTTCAAGGCTTCTCCAGGAAATGTCAGCAGCATCGGTCAGAGCTGGCTGCTCAATCTGGACAATCTGGCTCGGTTGACGGATGGAACGACATTGTACAATACACCATTTGCTGTTCAGTATGTGGTCATTGATGACGATTCGGCTGATATGAATGGTACGGGTACGACAGGCAGCCTTCCGGACGCGAGCGCCAACTTCGATATGGAAGTGATCGCTACCAGCCTGGCCGGAGACACGGTCAAGCTGCACGAGAATCCTGACAAGTACTTCGTCACATACAATACGAACAAAATGGCTGCTTACTCGATTCAAGATGAAGTAGTCCGTATCGATGGAGTCAATCACGACGTGACGTACATCAACTTCCTGCTGAAAGAGCTGCCGTTTGAAGGAACACAGACGCTTACATTCAAGCTGAAAGTAGATGGTGTGGAGCAGGAGATTAAGCGTACGGTCACGTATGTGGCAGGCACATTTGTCACCTTTGACTCCATGTACGATGGTCAAGTGATCAACATTGATACGACCGAACCAAAGGACGACCTAGTCGAATCAGTCGTGGAGAAGGCACTTGGCGCTCTTGCCGGTGAAATGCGCAATGCAGATCTGTCGAATGATGCCTACTTCGTAAAAGAAGGCGACGATCAACGACTGTTCCTGTATGTCAATAACTTTGAGGTCTCTCTGAAGCGGGAGAGCAGCAGCGCCCCCAATCGCTTTAATGTAAAGACAGCAGGAACCAACTCTACCACCTTTGAACAGATATACGAAGCGCTATTGCCTGGTGAGAACAAGATTATCTTCTATTACAAGTCGGATGGTCCGACGACCAAACAAGAAGATATCTACAAACGGGAACTGGTGATCCGGCTTTCGTCTACTAACGTCCCGGTCATACCGGTACCTGACACGGATATTTACCCGTATCCGGCAAGCTATGAAGAACCGGAGAAAGATTCCAAGCGGTTTAAAGGTTCTGATGGCGCTTATGTGACGGAAGAAAAAGAATTTAACGTATATGGTACGTTTGACTTTATTGACCTGGGCACTTCTCGCCAGTCGGTACAGACGAAGTTGAGTGCGTTGGGTGACGATGCAGAGAACTATATCCTGCAAATCGAACGTACTGATACAAAAACCACCTGGACGTGGAACCTGACCAATGAGTTTTCTTTGGTAAACAGCAGTACCGTTTTTAACAACAATGACGACATCGAAGATCTGCAAGTGATGTACGATACGGAAGACGAGACGTTCTCCTTCATCATCGAAGATCAGGACATGCCAAAGGACGGCAACAAGGCGATCTTTACCTTTAAGGTGTACAACTCCGGCAAGTCCGGTCCTTACGCCAGCTACACACTGGAGATCTCGCCTAGAAACTTGCCGTATACGATCCTCAGACCGGTGGTTCAGGAACGGAACGGATCGATCAACCGCAACTACGTGGAAGTGATTATCGAAGCTGTTGGTGCAGAGCAGGTCATCATCAACGACATTGAAGCGGAAATGATCGACTTCGACGAAGACAATGATGGTGACACTGATTACAAGGATGTGTTCCGCGCCATCGTGATGGATCTGAAACCGAACAAGAGCAACACGATAGAGTTTACGATCATCAACGGGGACGATGAAACAGAGGGTGAATTCGAGATCATGTTCGCGCAGGATCTCATCCCCGGAGCCCAGATGATGGAGCCGATGGACAGCGGCCACAAAGTGTTTGACGATGCTCTAGAACTGGACTTCCCGAAAGACACATATGTGCGCCGGATGGATCCGAAGAGCCCCAACTTGTACAAGACTCAGGTATACGCTGACCATTCCATCCTGTTTGGCATCGCAAACCCGGTGGATGGCGTCGTAAACCGGTACGACTACGAGGAATGGCCGAACAGCTTTGAGGCCAGCATCGAACGAAGCGAAGCTCTGCTGCAGGGGTCGTTTGACTACAACTTTAAGCCGATCAGTCCTCTGTACTGGATTGACGCCGGTATGGCCGACGATGACGACACCTCGGAATACGATGATGTGAAGCACGGCTTCCTGCCTCATCAAATGCCGTCATCGGGATTGCCGGACTTCGACGAGCGACGCGCTGACCTGATGGTTGTTCCGACCAAACGGGGGGAACTGACGCTCAAGTTCGACGAAAATGTCGTGACGGATGCGTCCGCATGGGTAACCGTGTTCCGCTTTGATCCGGAAGATTATACCTGGACTAACGTTGGCGGAGTCGTCAATTCCAAGAATGCAGAGATCACGGTCAACTTCGACCGATTTGGTTATTACGTGGTCGGCAAACTGTCGCACACGTTTAATGACCTAGTCTCACACCCTTATGCACGCAACCATTCGGAAGCGATGTACGTAAAAGGGGTCATGAAACCGGTAGAAATCGACGAATTCGGCCCGGATCAAAACATTACCCGAGGTGAGTTTGCCGCCATGGTGGTTCGTGCCCTCGGAGTACCGCTTAATTTCGACCCGGAAAAACTTAACTTTAATGACGTGCCGCTGTACTACGATGCGGATGACCTGTGGGATTACCGCTATATCGAAACAGCTGCCAACATGGGTATTCTACGAGGCACATCGGCACAAACCTTTGAGCCAAACGCACCTATCACACGTGAGGATGCATCGGTCATCATCGCCCGCGCGTTGGAGTTGAAAATGGAGACCAATGCGAAAAAGATTGAGAAAGACCTGCAAAAACTCTTCAAGGACTATAACTTGATTTCGCCATACAGCCGTTCGGCAGTATTGGCAATAGCCAAGGCAGGATACGTCAAAGGGGCACCTGTTGATGAGAGTGATCCCAAACAGGGATATGTGTTTGAGCCACAAGCCAACCTGCTGCGTGGGGATGCAGCGATCATCATGGCCAACATTATGGCGGATGAGAAGAAACTGCCGGAACTGCAAGCCGTGCGCTAG
- a CDS encoding WecB/TagA/CpsF family glycosyltransferase, protein MQVAKILGVPFKTSGFEETVTHLTGRIDAGDRTHVVTANPEVVMVARSNPHFRAVLDQAYVVPDGIGIVYAARWLNYPMRERVTGIELMTALMERANAYGWSVYLLGASPDVIGKAASTLSTQYPQSRIVGVRDGYFCKEEEAAIVEDIAAKRPDLLFVALGSPRQDEWIHTYWEQIQVPLAMGVGGSFDVLAGAVKRAPLIWQKMHVEWLYRLISQPSRWRRQLAIPQFVAAVLREKWTQRMQS, encoded by the coding sequence ATGCAGGTCGCAAAGATACTGGGTGTACCATTTAAGACGAGTGGCTTTGAGGAGACCGTGACTCACCTGACGGGACGTATCGATGCAGGCGATCGAACCCATGTGGTCACAGCCAATCCGGAAGTGGTGATGGTGGCTCGCAGCAATCCTCATTTTAGGGCGGTTTTGGACCAAGCCTATGTCGTTCCAGATGGCATCGGCATTGTATATGCAGCGCGGTGGCTGAACTACCCGATGCGAGAGCGCGTGACGGGAATCGAACTGATGACTGCCTTGATGGAACGTGCCAATGCTTATGGGTGGAGTGTTTACCTGCTGGGTGCCAGTCCTGATGTGATCGGAAAGGCTGCCTCAACTCTCAGCACGCAGTACCCGCAGTCCCGGATCGTCGGTGTTCGTGACGGGTACTTCTGCAAAGAGGAAGAAGCAGCAATCGTAGAAGATATCGCCGCCAAACGCCCCGATTTGCTGTTCGTAGCACTTGGTTCCCCCAGGCAGGACGAGTGGATACACACGTACTGGGAGCAGATTCAGGTTCCCTTGGCGATGGGGGTAGGTGGCAGTTTTGATGTGTTGGCAGGTGCCGTAAAGCGCGCCCCTCTCATTTGGCAAAAGATGCATGTTGAGTGGCTTTACCGCTTGATCAGTCAGCCTTCCCGTTGGCGACGGCAGTTAGCGATTCCGCAATTTGTGGCTGCCGTTCTGCGGGAAAAATGGACACAACGAATGCAATCGTAA
- a CDS encoding CDP-alcohol phosphatidyltransferase family protein, which produces MNVPNALTIFRILLVPIYLYIFFSSYPYKIEIAYVILIIAGLTDIIDGYIARTYKLITEFGKMMDPLADKLMMLAVITSFFLTERISVWAALFFFARDIGMIVASAIFHLRGKKTVPANVFGKLTTVLFYLVFTLIMFQYPYAEIGLWFVIVFSFVTSAVYVVKFRLINRVS; this is translated from the coding sequence ATCTATCTATACATCTTCTTTTCATCATATCCCTACAAAATCGAGATCGCCTATGTCATATTGATCATCGCGGGCTTGACGGATATAATCGATGGGTACATTGCCAGAACCTATAAGTTAATAACCGAATTTGGAAAAATGATGGATCCTTTGGCAGACAAGCTGATGATGTTAGCGGTAATCACATCATTTTTTTTGACAGAGCGGATAAGTGTATGGGCCGCCCTGTTTTTCTTTGCTAGGGACATTGGGATGATTGTCGCTTCCGCCATTTTTCACTTGCGTGGAAAAAAGACTGTTCCAGCCAATGTGTTTGGCAAGCTGACAACAGTCTTGTTCTATCTGGTATTTACCCTGATTATGTTTCAGTATCCGTACGCCGAGATTGGGCTGTGGTTTGTCATCGTTTTTTCGTTTGTCACCAGTGCCGTCTATGTGGTCAAGTTCCGGTTGATCAATCGGGTATCATAA
- a CDS encoding glycosyltransferase family 4 protein: MSSYVLGLLTSLLIAFLATPYVKRLAVKLGAVDAPDSRKVHTKIMPRMGGLAIYLGYVVSLFLFVPLTNEIIGIFIGGTIILLVGMLDDRYQLAPRWKLLGQLVGVAIVVIPFGLKIGVVNLPFGGMIDFSSGWLVWLAIPITMFWIVGVTNAINLIDGLDGLSAGVSAIATATMAIMALIMNDIVVSTYCFVLLGAILGFLYFNFYPARIFMGDTGALFLGFNLAALSVMGFKEALFVSFIIPIVVLGVPLWDTFFAIVRRIVNKKPISSPDKGHLHHCLLDMGLSHRTTVITIYGVSILFGATAILLTQTEALWASIIIMGILLVVIHMATEVTGLVGRGHRPIINAYRRLTRRTQ; encoded by the coding sequence ATGTCCAGCTATGTTTTAGGGCTCTTGACTTCACTGCTGATTGCTTTTTTGGCCACACCTTATGTAAAGCGTCTTGCAGTCAAGCTGGGAGCGGTGGATGCTCCCGACAGTCGAAAAGTACATACCAAAATCATGCCGCGCATGGGCGGTTTGGCTATATACCTGGGATATGTGGTTTCCTTGTTTCTGTTTGTACCATTGACAAATGAAATCATCGGTATCTTTATCGGGGGAACGATCATTCTGCTCGTCGGTATGTTGGATGACCGATACCAGCTTGCTCCCAGATGGAAGCTGCTCGGGCAGTTGGTTGGCGTTGCCATTGTTGTCATTCCGTTTGGTTTGAAGATTGGCGTGGTTAACCTGCCGTTCGGTGGCATGATCGACTTTTCCAGCGGTTGGCTCGTCTGGCTGGCCATACCGATTACGATGTTCTGGATTGTTGGCGTAACCAACGCGATCAATCTGATCGATGGCTTGGACGGGTTGTCGGCGGGAGTATCGGCGATTGCTACCGCCACGATGGCGATTATGGCCCTCATCATGAATGACATCGTCGTCTCCACTTATTGTTTTGTCCTGTTAGGAGCCATTTTGGGGTTCCTGTATTTCAACTTCTATCCCGCCCGCATCTTCATGGGAGATACGGGAGCGCTCTTTCTCGGGTTCAACCTGGCTGCGCTGTCCGTGATGGGCTTTAAAGAAGCGCTGTTTGTCTCCTTCATCATCCCGATCGTCGTGCTTGGTGTGCCTCTGTGGGATACGTTTTTTGCGATCGTTCGCCGCATTGTCAACAAGAAGCCGATATCCAGTCCGGACAAGGGACATCTGCATCACTGTCTGCTGGACATGGGCCTGTCCCATCGGACTACGGTGATCACCATCTACGGGGTCAGTATCCTGTTTGGAGCAACGGCGATCCTGCTCACCCAGACGGAAGCCTTATGGGCCTCGATTATCATTATGGGCATTTTGCTTGTTGTGATTCACATGGCAACGGAAGTGACGGGTCTGGTCGGCAGGGGCCACCGTCCGATCATCAACGCCTACCGCCGTCTAACTCGGAGGACGCAATAA